One stretch of Flavobacterium sp. 9 DNA includes these proteins:
- a CDS encoding sensor histidine kinase codes for MAPNFFKPYIFVGLHILVWLLLGFTLLFYIPLTWNIVLPAIFWLWQSIVLFFMIVIFYFNAHIIVPRTIIRDNISPFFILALFIIFIMQLVAYLYNYNTDLHNKLALILGFKKYRNDYFDNYVFTITLLVLGISTSYAMLRHWQKAAQHKQKLEQDKTMAELAMLKAQINPHFFFNSLNSIYSLTYTNIEDSRSALHTLSRMMRYLLYSTEGERTTLLKEAEFMKDFIALMKLRANKKLTITTDIPEKIHDFPIVPMLLLPLVENAFKHGIHATDKSEIYIKLRQNGNDLEFEVENTFFEKTSTTDQGGIGLTNTKRRLHLIYPNKHLMTAGIDQNGKYKVNLQITLEQ; via the coding sequence ATGGCACCAAACTTTTTTAAACCTTACATTTTTGTCGGATTACATATCCTGGTCTGGCTATTGTTAGGATTTACCTTGTTGTTTTATATTCCGCTCACATGGAATATTGTTCTTCCGGCAATCTTTTGGTTGTGGCAGTCTATTGTGCTGTTTTTCATGATTGTTATATTTTATTTTAATGCACATATAATCGTCCCACGAACTATTATAAGAGATAACATAAGTCCATTTTTTATTCTGGCACTTTTTATCATTTTTATAATGCAATTGGTTGCTTATCTATACAATTACAATACTGACTTACATAATAAACTGGCATTAATCTTAGGTTTTAAAAAATACCGAAATGATTATTTTGACAATTATGTTTTCACAATAACCTTATTAGTTTTAGGAATAAGCACGAGTTATGCAATGCTTCGACACTGGCAAAAAGCCGCACAACACAAGCAAAAACTGGAACAGGATAAAACCATGGCAGAACTGGCGATGCTGAAAGCGCAAATTAATCCGCACTTTTTCTTCAATTCGCTTAATAGCATTTATTCTCTTACTTATACCAATATCGAAGATTCTCGCAGCGCTTTGCATACTTTAAGCCGAATGATGCGTTATTTACTTTATAGTACAGAAGGCGAACGAACTACGTTATTAAAAGAAGCCGAATTCATGAAAGATTTTATAGCTTTGATGAAGCTTCGTGCCAATAAAAAACTAACGATAACAACAGATATACCAGAAAAGATCCACGATTTTCCAATTGTTCCAATGTTGTTACTACCTTTAGTAGAAAATGCCTTTAAACACGGTATTCACGCAACGGACAAAAGTGAAATATATATTAAATTAAGACAAAATGGAAACGATCTTGAATTTGAAGTCGAAAATACTTTTTTCGAAAAAACATCGACTACAGATCAAGGCGGAATTGGGTTGACAAATACAAAACGCAGATTGCATTTGATTTATCCAAATAAGCATTTAATGACTGCCGGTATTGACCAAAATGGTAAATACAAAGTAAATCTGCAAATAACTTTAGAACAATGA
- a CDS encoding LytTR family DNA-binding domain-containing protein — MIVLKCIAVDDEPLALRLVETFIEQTPFLQLACSCDNAVEAMSLIREQQPDIVFLDINMPNLTGMELARLLQEQPGPLPKIIFTTAYNHYAIEGYRVNAVDYLLKPFSYEEFLRAANKVLQMSEEASNQFHSVAADDEFIFLKVEYQWVRISLKDILYIESLKDYVKVHFEDSQKSLMSLISLKALEEKLSSSKFMRINRSFIVPLDKISSISKNSIFIGKTEITVGEQYKETFKTIVDKWLK, encoded by the coding sequence ATGATTGTATTAAAATGTATAGCAGTAGACGATGAACCACTTGCGTTAAGGCTTGTGGAAACTTTTATAGAGCAAACTCCGTTTTTACAATTGGCATGCAGTTGCGATAATGCCGTCGAAGCTATGAGTTTAATACGCGAGCAACAACCAGACATTGTTTTTCTGGATATAAATATGCCAAACTTAACAGGAATGGAACTTGCCAGACTTTTGCAGGAACAACCGGGACCATTGCCTAAAATTATTTTTACGACTGCTTATAATCATTATGCAATTGAAGGATATCGCGTAAATGCTGTCGATTATTTATTGAAACCTTTTAGCTACGAAGAGTTTTTAAGAGCTGCCAATAAAGTTTTGCAAATGTCTGAAGAAGCTTCAAATCAATTTCATTCTGTTGCGGCCGATGATGAATTTATTTTCTTGAAAGTCGAATATCAATGGGTCAGAATTTCTTTAAAAGACATTTTATATATCGAAAGTTTGAAGGATTATGTAAAAGTACATTTTGAAGATTCTCAGAAGTCTTTGATGTCATTGATTTCGCTTAAAGCATTAGAAGAGAAATTATCTTCTTCTAAATTTATGCGTATCAATCGCTCTTTTATTGTTCCCTTAGATAAAATAAGTTCGATAAGCAAAAACTCAATCTTCATTGGTAAAACCGAAATTACAGTTGGCGAACAATACAAAGAAACCTTTAAAACCATCGTAGACAAATGGTTGAAATAA
- a CDS encoding DUF3861 domain-containing protein, with protein MEKRSNKYSLTLSLKEYANGETEPAKELGIEFDNHDEIFGIIERIKDKNIFENPHEATQFALGLKLFSEIKLKHRKNPLFEELNEVFPIFMKKLKSM; from the coding sequence ATGGAAAAAAGATCGAATAAATATTCCCTCACATTAAGCTTAAAGGAATATGCAAACGGGGAAACTGAACCCGCAAAAGAACTAGGAATTGAATTTGACAATCACGACGAAATATTTGGGATTATCGAAAGAATAAAAGACAAAAATATATTTGAAAATCCGCACGAAGCAACGCAATTTGCACTTGGTTTAAAATTGTTCAGCGAAATCAAATTAAAGCATCGCAAAAATCCACTTTTTGAAGAATTGAATGAAGTATTTCCAATCTTCATGAAAAAATTAAAAAGCATGTAA
- a CDS encoding DUF2024 family protein — protein sequence MKVAVWDTYVTRNDGKIMHFDILVDERTDNAEKVFEYGKEYLKTVSQEGQPLTSKECRFCHIDKAPIEIENQILKNGYSIIEMENCN from the coding sequence ATGAAAGTAGCAGTATGGGATACTTATGTAACCCGAAATGATGGAAAAATTATGCATTTTGATATTCTGGTTGATGAACGCACAGACAATGCCGAAAAGGTTTTTGAATATGGAAAAGAATATCTTAAAACAGTTTCACAAGAAGGTCAGCCTTTAACATCAAAAGAATGTAGATTTTGCCATATTGATAAAGCTCCAATAGAAATAGAAAATCAAATTCTTAAAAATGGATATTCAATTATAGAAATGGAAAACTGTAATTAA
- a CDS encoding YggS family pyridoxal phosphate-dependent enzyme, which translates to MKEEIIFNLKQVHQRIEDACKLYDRDLSDVKLLLATKTVPANNIQIAIEAGETLIGENKMQELRDKDSVLKNLNIERHFIGHLQTNKVKDVLKYATCIQSLDRISLAEELDKQLQKENRNIDVYIQVNTSFEESKFGLPPKEVIPFIEKIKNFQTLNIKGLMTIGLLDVEKEKMRPSLRLLREIRDEIYAHKIDGITNLKLSMGMSQDLELAIAEGSNLVRVGTSVFGNRFLGKEIWNENIAE; encoded by the coding sequence ATGAAAGAAGAGATTATTTTTAACCTGAAACAAGTTCATCAGCGTATTGAAGATGCCTGCAAACTTTATGACAGAGATCTATCAGATGTCAAATTATTATTGGCAACTAAAACCGTTCCTGCCAACAATATTCAAATTGCAATTGAAGCCGGAGAAACACTTATAGGCGAAAATAAAATGCAGGAATTGCGCGATAAAGATTCCGTTTTGAAAAATCTCAATATCGAACGTCATTTTATAGGCCATCTTCAAACCAATAAAGTAAAAGATGTTCTTAAATATGCAACTTGCATTCAATCGCTTGACAGAATAAGTTTAGCCGAAGAACTCGACAAACAATTACAAAAAGAAAACAGAAATATCGATGTTTATATTCAGGTAAATACATCATTTGAAGAAAGTAAATTTGGTTTACCACCAAAAGAAGTAATTCCGTTTATTGAAAAAATAAAAAACTTTCAAACTTTAAACATTAAAGGTTTAATGACGATTGGATTATTAGATGTTGAGAAAGAAAAAATGCGTCCGTCATTGCGTTTACTTCGGGAAATAAGAGATGAAATTTACGCTCATAAAATTGATGGAATTACAAATCTAAAACTTTCAATGGGAATGTCTCAGGATTTAGAATTGGCTATTGCCGAAGGTTCAAATCTGGTAAGAGTTGGAACTTCTGTTTTTGGAAACCGCTTTTTAGGAAAAGAAATCTGGAACGAAAATATTGCAGAATAA
- a CDS encoding AAA family ATPase, protein MNLFELVINDTEKVALNDLHFSQENKTTLLQTIKEHTYIEELKKYNLAVDNKILLHGHSGCGKTTTAKAIATSLNKKIIIINLSTLIDAKIGETSKNLKAIFDRVISEKAVLFLDEFDQIGKSRDNNDKDVAEMKRLVNTLIQLIDYFPNNSLLICATNYYDSIDTALLRRFQIKLKFEMPNENELLAYYDKQLERFPVHFQDIPRKLNISYAEAKDYINTTMKRQIIAELELQNQKLSEAIL, encoded by the coding sequence ATGAATCTGTTCGAACTTGTTATAAATGATACTGAAAAAGTAGCACTGAATGATTTACATTTCAGTCAGGAGAATAAAACTACGCTGCTTCAAACGATTAAAGAACATACTTATATCGAAGAATTAAAAAAGTATAATCTTGCCGTTGATAACAAAATACTTCTTCACGGTCATTCAGGCTGTGGAAAAACGACGACTGCAAAAGCCATTGCAACTTCTTTGAATAAAAAGATTATTATAATAAATCTCAGCACTTTAATCGATGCTAAAATTGGAGAAACGTCAAAAAATCTAAAAGCAATATTTGATCGCGTAATCTCAGAAAAAGCAGTTTTGTTTCTGGATGAATTTGACCAAATTGGAAAAAGCAGAGATAATAATGACAAAGATGTTGCTGAAATGAAACGTTTGGTAAACACCTTAATTCAACTAATTGATTATTTCCCAAATAACAGTTTGCTTATTTGCGCCACCAATTATTATGATAGCATCGATACAGCTTTACTAAGAAGATTTCAGATTAAACTAAAATTTGAAATGCCTAACGAAAATGAACTTCTTGCTTATTATGACAAACAATTAGAGCGTTTCCCTGTTCATTTTCAAGACATTCCACGCAAATTAAATATTTCATACGCTGAAGCGAAAGATTACATTAACACAACAATGAAAAGGCAAATTATAGCCGAATTAGAACTTCAGAATCAAAAACTCAGCGAAGCAATACTATAA
- a CDS encoding thioredoxin family protein, with protein MKNFITATMVFLFNMLLSQAQTTLKAGDTAPDFKLKNVDGKEVSFGSFPKAKGFIVVFTCNTCPYAVAYEQRIIELDKKFKSQGYPVIAINPNDPEASKADSFDKMQDLAKDKKYPFPYLFDAGQKITDEYGAKHTPHLFIVSKSAKGNVVEYVGAIDNDPEGTKTEKTKYAEDVIASLKSNQKPAITQTKEIGCTVKRKAKA; from the coding sequence ATGAAAAATTTTATTACTGCAACCATGGTGTTTTTGTTTAATATGTTGCTTTCTCAGGCGCAGACAACACTTAAAGCCGGAGATACTGCACCGGATTTCAAATTGAAAAATGTAGATGGCAAAGAAGTTTCTTTTGGGAGTTTTCCAAAAGCCAAAGGATTTATTGTTGTTTTTACCTGTAATACTTGTCCATATGCAGTGGCTTATGAGCAAAGAATAATTGAACTTGACAAAAAGTTTAAATCTCAAGGATATCCAGTAATTGCAATTAATCCAAATGATCCTGAAGCTTCAAAAGCCGATTCGTTTGACAAAATGCAGGATTTAGCAAAAGATAAAAAATATCCTTTCCCATATTTATTTGATGCAGGACAAAAAATTACTGATGAATACGGAGCAAAACATACACCACATCTTTTTATCGTTTCTAAAAGTGCTAAAGGAAATGTTGTAGAATATGTAGGTGCAATCGATAATGACCCGGAAGGAACGAAAACGGAAAAAACAAAATATGCTGAAGATGTAATTGCATCCTTAAAAAGCAATCAAAAACCAGCGATTACACAAACAAAAGAAATTGGCTGTACAGTAAAAAGAAAAGCAAAAGCTTAA
- a CDS encoding TlpA family protein disulfide reductase: MKIHAFKIYTFLFFAFSITSFGQNVKLINIDQLQERIKNGKDSTYVVNFWATWCAPCIKELPHFEKLNAEYKTEKLAVLLVSVDFKSKLSSAVIPFVKRKNMKSQVFLLNESNPQEYIDRIDPTWSGSIPATLFIKGDKRKFVESEFTYEQLLTEYKKL, encoded by the coding sequence ATGAAAATCCACGCTTTTAAAATATATACTTTTTTGTTTTTTGCTTTTTCGATAACCTCATTTGGTCAGAACGTAAAGTTGATAAACATTGATCAATTACAGGAAAGAATCAAAAATGGAAAAGACAGTACTTATGTCGTGAATTTTTGGGCAACCTGGTGCGCTCCCTGCATTAAGGAATTACCTCATTTTGAAAAACTAAACGCCGAATATAAAACCGAAAAATTGGCTGTATTATTAGTGAGTGTTGATTTTAAATCCAAATTGAGTTCGGCAGTAATACCGTTTGTGAAAAGAAAAAACATGAAAAGCCAGGTTTTTCTATTGAACGAAAGCAATCCACAAGAATATATTGACAGAATCGATCCAACGTGGTCCGGAAGTATTCCTGCGACACTTTTTATAAAAGGTGATAAAAGGAAATTTGTCGAATCTGAATTTACCTATGAACAATTATTAACTGAATATAAAAAACTATAA
- the tnpA gene encoding IS200/IS605 family transposase: MANTYTQLHVQFVFAVKFRKALIDKEWKDRLHQYITGIIQSNQHKMLCINSMPDHIHIFIGMRPTQSISSLIQNVKTETTKWIKEEKLCLTFAWQEGYGAFSYSRSHVPNVIRYIQNQEEHHKKETFLEEYLKILKAFEVEYDEQYIFEEPIV; the protein is encoded by the coding sequence ATGGCAAATACATACACACAGTTACACGTACAATTCGTTTTCGCAGTAAAATTTCGCAAAGCATTAATAGACAAAGAATGGAAAGACAGATTGCATCAATATATAACGGGTATAATTCAATCAAATCAGCACAAAATGCTTTGTATAAATAGTATGCCGGATCATATTCATATTTTTATAGGAATGCGTCCAACTCAATCTATTTCTTCGCTTATTCAAAATGTAAAAACAGAAACAACGAAATGGATTAAAGAAGAAAAATTATGTTTGACTTTTGCCTGGCAGGAAGGTTATGGTGCATTTTCATATTCAAGAAGTCATGTTCCAAATGTAATTCGTTATATACAAAATCAAGAGGAACATCATAAGAAAGAAACATTTTTAGAGGAATATCTAAAAATATTAAAAGCATTTGAAGTAGAATATGATGAACAATATATTTTTGAAGAGCCAATTGTGTGA
- a CDS encoding DUF6326 family protein: MDTKPNTNLKDFEVNIKVKLAFLWTSVTLCYLYGDYFELYVPKKAAGLVSGENLLDNPVKLFMAAVLLAIPAVMVFFSILLKPKINRFLNILFGAFYTLIMVLIAFTSLTPWRSFYVFLALLESLITILIVFYAWKWPREL, translated from the coding sequence ATGGATACTAAACCAAATACCAACTTGAAAGATTTTGAAGTTAATATCAAAGTCAAACTTGCTTTTCTCTGGACATCAGTAACCTTATGTTATTTATATGGAGATTATTTTGAATTGTATGTGCCCAAAAAAGCGGCTGGACTTGTAAGCGGAGAAAATTTGCTTGACAATCCTGTAAAATTATTTATGGCGGCAGTTTTACTCGCCATTCCGGCGGTAATGGTATTTTTTTCTATTCTGCTAAAACCAAAAATAAATAGATTTCTCAATATCTTATTTGGAGCTTTCTATACTTTAATTATGGTTTTAATTGCTTTTACTTCGCTAACACCATGGAGAAGTTTTTATGTTTTTCTGGCTCTTCTTGAAAGTTTAATTACAATTCTGATTGTATTTTACGCCTGGAAATGGCCAAGAGAATTGTAA
- a CDS encoding helix-turn-helix transcriptional regulator translates to MSTSIKNKIKSIRELKNYTQEYMAEQLGVTQAGYSKIEKGKTILSYVKLVEIARILEVSVEDILSFDGQRYFGNFNKVIGNNNGSILINTENTTTLKVLYEDKIKLLEKLLHKTEAELERYKDKFGEI, encoded by the coding sequence ATGTCCACTTCAATAAAAAATAAAATTAAAAGTATCAGAGAGCTCAAAAATTATACACAAGAATACATGGCAGAACAACTTGGCGTTACTCAGGCAGGTTATAGCAAAATTGAAAAAGGGAAAACTATTTTATCCTACGTAAAACTCGTCGAAATTGCCCGAATTTTAGAAGTCAGTGTCGAAGATATTCTAAGTTTTGATGGTCAGCGATATTTCGGAAATTTCAATAAAGTTATCGGAAACAACAACGGAAGCATTCTGATTAACACCGAAAATACCACAACGCTAAAAGTTCTTTACGAAGATAAAATAAAACTCCTTGAAAAACTTCTACATAAAACAGAAGCAGAACTGGAACGATATAAAGATAAATTTGGAGAGATCTAA
- a CDS encoding PrgI family protein — protein MENLNFIDPLLHGITPEKSKMPNLTTKQLLFAGVGSLIASAVLKKAGQNKTAAVVGSLALPLIASACYKQYSKVSKAKSEINDSSGIEYNH, from the coding sequence ATGGAAAATTTAAATTTCATAGACCCTCTACTTCACGGAATTACTCCTGAAAAATCGAAAATGCCAAATCTTACTACAAAACAATTGCTTTTTGCCGGAGTAGGTTCACTTATTGCAAGTGCCGTTCTTAAAAAAGCAGGACAAAATAAAACAGCTGCCGTTGTTGGCAGTCTTGCATTGCCTTTAATAGCTTCGGCTTGTTACAAACAATATTCTAAAGTTTCTAAAGCAAAAAGCGAAATAAATGACAGTAGTGGTATCGAATACAATCACTAA
- a CDS encoding STAS/SEC14 domain-containing protein: protein MIHQIDTTDNIVAFRALAEVTTEDFLTVVVPAVEHLVKQTNEINFLLVLDTDLENFTSGAWLQDALLGLKHLGKWNRAAIITDSDEIISFTNGFSYVVPGEFHGFKKEAFNKALNWVEGNINIT, encoded by the coding sequence ATGATACATCAAATTGACACAACAGATAATATTGTAGCATTTAGAGCATTAGCAGAAGTAACAACAGAAGATTTTTTAACCGTTGTTGTTCCCGCAGTAGAACATTTGGTAAAACAGACTAATGAAATTAATTTTTTATTGGTTTTAGATACTGATTTAGAAAACTTTACTTCGGGCGCATGGTTGCAAGATGCATTACTTGGACTTAAACATCTTGGAAAATGGAATCGTGCTGCCATAATTACAGATTCTGATGAAATAATTTCTTTCACAAACGGATTTAGTTATGTAGTTCCGGGAGAATTTCACGGCTTTAAAAAAGAAGCTTTCAACAAAGCTTTAAATTGGGTCGAAGGAAATATAAATATCACATAG
- a CDS encoding DUF2490 domain-containing protein codes for MRYSIYVLLLVCTTIVNSQTDNLNQFWNEYSFTKDLSQNWVVELDAGFTSSSTPEDKAVFHDITQTYLRGWAHYYPGDRWKMSIFYAYYSNKNVPELNQTEAPEWRSALQISYSLLKDYRIKVNLRFRLEDRHLHNDDGYFEAVERLRLQVKAVYPITDLKIHKGVLYSFAAEEVFFKTDSQVGGPENFDRNRLTLGLGYEFIKDFIVEASYNNEIMPRKDTNKFVNAVQVKLIFNNFLPDLIKSFHRTKKSVDEGNGGL; via the coding sequence ATGAGATATAGTATTTATGTTCTCTTACTGGTATGTACCACAATTGTAAATTCGCAAACGGATAATCTAAATCAGTTTTGGAACGAATATTCATTTACAAAAGATTTAAGTCAAAATTGGGTAGTCGAATTAGATGCAGGTTTTACTTCGAGCAGCACGCCAGAAGATAAAGCTGTTTTTCATGATATTACACAAACATATCTTCGAGGCTGGGCACATTATTATCCCGGTGATCGATGGAAAATGTCTATATTTTATGCTTACTATTCGAATAAAAATGTACCGGAACTCAATCAGACCGAAGCACCAGAATGGCGATCAGCATTGCAGATAAGCTATAGTTTATTGAAGGATTACAGGATAAAAGTAAACTTGAGATTTCGACTTGAAGATCGGCATTTGCATAACGACGACGGTTATTTTGAAGCAGTAGAACGTCTTCGGTTGCAGGTAAAAGCAGTATATCCTATTACAGATCTTAAAATTCATAAAGGCGTATTATATTCATTTGCTGCCGAAGAAGTTTTTTTTAAAACGGACAGCCAAGTAGGTGGTCCTGAAAATTTTGACAGAAACAGGCTTACACTTGGATTAGGTTATGAATTTATTAAAGATTTTATAGTAGAGGCTTCTTATAATAACGAAATCATGCCAAGAAAAGACACCAATAAATTTGTTAATGCAGTACAGGTAAAACTTATTTTTAATAATTTCCTTCCTGACCTTATAAAATCCTTCCACAGAACCAAAAAATCTGTTGATGAAGGAAACGGAGGTTTATAA
- a CDS encoding outer membrane beta-barrel protein, translating into MKKNHLLFVVFFFSLAMSAQSSGAFLLNLYGGYTFSDKVDFDDSYARVEDGFEYGAGLEYFIMDNASIELKYNRLDTHMPLYTNILTPKFGVPPGTQLNAGNDKGAINYILADYTYYFMDSSQQVRPFLGAGAGVAILETPNSGSGTYFAWEIKGGVKIKTSSPLSINLHAYLQSMSAAVGYDYYWDYYYGPVAVTDYVSTFQFGLGASLSYDFSK; encoded by the coding sequence ATGAAAAAGAATCATTTATTATTCGTTGTTTTTTTCTTTTCGCTGGCAATGTCAGCACAAAGTTCAGGAGCATTTTTGCTTAATCTTTATGGTGGTTATACCTTTTCAGACAAAGTAGATTTTGATGACTCATACGCACGCGTTGAAGATGGTTTTGAATATGGTGCAGGTTTGGAATATTTTATAATGGATAACGCTTCTATAGAATTAAAATATAACAGACTTGATACACATATGCCATTATACACAAACATTCTCACTCCTAAATTTGGTGTTCCTCCAGGAACTCAACTTAATGCAGGAAATGATAAAGGAGCCATAAACTATATATTGGCTGATTATACTTATTATTTTATGGATAGTTCACAACAAGTCCGACCATTTTTAGGTGCTGGTGCTGGTGTTGCTATTCTTGAAACACCTAATAGTGGTAGTGGAACTTATTTTGCCTGGGAAATTAAAGGAGGTGTAAAAATCAAAACCAGTTCACCATTATCAATAAACCTACATGCTTATTTGCAATCTATGTCAGCAGCTGTTGGATATGATTATTATTGGGACTACTATTATGGCCCTGTGGCAGTAACTGACTATGTTTCAACATTTCAATTTGGTTTAGGAGCTTCTTTAAGTTACGATTTTAGCAAATAA
- a CDS encoding RagB/SusD family nutrient uptake outer membrane protein: MKTKTFFSIKTLTLFSFIILLNSCTDLNEVVLDEKSGNSVSDPAGSLAAAYDRLGDGTFTDHGAVFAMQEYTTDEAILPTRGSDWGDGGKWRDMHEFTWSSTNAIIVSNWDLLNNGITRSLTAVRSAQASTFPEKTLFLAESKALLAFYTYTTLDLFGQAPYRDPSSTTAPLQILKADTQIDQLIKDVEALIPDLADSGTQRTHHGRFTKQAAYAFLANMYLNRAVFKDRYNATSAFNFNEAAVSGTGTDMDRVIYYTSLLIDSGKYSLESDFFKNFARTNENGTELIFAITQKIDYIRNGSNSFAYVCMERNQRTSAANRGTNAACTTPEFYASWDGNHDDPRFEQHYQYADGTWFMNDGTDVSVPATDIVPKSSPALPWFHFNRGIQAGLQYGPILLPSGSLEMVGNRIKVSPLVMEKSTTTRMNFTPSLTFADPTKSVFAQNEINQGARVFKYEFDPEGGNGNSNVDIPLFRLGGVYAMRAEAYFRKGSAGLAMIDLNKLRTSRKRESLFGNAAGKALTTLDSEQLYKELGYELYWELQRRPESIRFGKFDLPGTAKAATQPFRRIFPIPQTVIDQKVIKQNQGYN; encoded by the coding sequence ATGAAGACAAAGACATTTTTTAGCATAAAAACTTTAACATTATTCTCTTTTATTATCCTCTTAAACAGTTGTACTGATTTAAATGAAGTTGTTTTAGATGAGAAATCAGGAAATTCTGTTTCAGATCCTGCCGGTTCACTTGCTGCTGCGTATGACAGACTTGGAGATGGAACTTTTACAGATCACGGAGCCGTTTTTGCCATGCAGGAATATACTACTGATGAAGCTATTTTGCCAACTCGCGGAAGTGACTGGGGAGATGGTGGAAAATGGAGAGATATGCACGAATTTACATGGAGCTCAACAAATGCTATTATCGTTTCGAATTGGGATTTATTGAATAACGGAATTACTCGTTCTTTGACTGCAGTTAGATCAGCACAAGCGAGCACTTTTCCGGAAAAGACTTTATTTTTGGCAGAATCAAAAGCACTTTTAGCTTTTTATACTTACACCACATTAGATCTATTCGGACAAGCACCATATAGAGATCCATCGAGTACAACAGCACCTTTGCAAATTTTAAAAGCTGATACTCAAATTGATCAGTTAATAAAAGATGTCGAAGCATTAATACCTGATTTGGCTGATAGTGGGACTCAAAGAACACACCACGGAAGATTTACGAAACAAGCTGCTTATGCTTTTTTAGCGAATATGTATTTGAATCGTGCGGTTTTTAAAGATCGCTACAATGCTACGTCTGCTTTTAATTTTAATGAAGCTGCTGTAAGCGGAACAGGAACAGATATGGATCGTGTTATTTATTATACATCATTATTGATCGATTCAGGAAAATATAGTTTAGAAAGTGATTTCTTCAAAAACTTTGCAAGAACTAATGAAAATGGTACAGAACTTATTTTTGCAATTACTCAAAAGATAGATTACATCCGTAACGGTTCTAACAGTTTTGCTTATGTATGTATGGAGCGTAACCAGAGAACATCTGCTGCAAACAGAGGAACAAATGCTGCTTGTACAACTCCGGAATTCTACGCATCTTGGGATGGAAATCATGATGATCCAAGATTTGAACAACATTACCAATATGCTGACGGAACATGGTTTATGAATGATGGTACAGATGTAAGTGTTCCTGCAACAGACATTGTACCTAAAAGCAGCCCGGCGTTGCCTTGGTTCCATTTTAACAGAGGAATTCAGGCTGGACTTCAATATGGCCCAATATTATTGCCTTCAGGATCTCTTGAAATGGTAGGTAATCGTATAAAAGTTTCTCCATTAGTTATGGAAAAAAGCACGACAACAAGAATGAATTTTACACCATCATTAACATTTGCTGATCCTACGAAATCTGTTTTTGCTCAAAATGAAATCAATCAGGGAGCTCGTGTTTTTAAATATGAATTTGATCCGGAAGGTGGAAATGGTAACAGTAATGTTGATATTCCGTTATTTCGTTTAGGTGGAGTTTATGCGATGAGAGCTGAAGCTTATTTTAGAAAAGGAAGCGCTGGTTTAGCCATGATCGATCTTAACAAATTGCGTACAAGCAGAAAAAGAGAATCATTATTTGGAAACGCTGCAGGAAAAGCACTTACGACTTTAGACTCAGAGCAGTTGTATAAAGAATTAGGTTATGAATTGTACTGGGAATTACAAAGAAGACCAGAAAGTATTCGTTTTGGAAAATTCGATTTACCGGGAACTGCAAAAGCAGCTACTCAACCTTTCAGAAGAATATTTCCAATTCCGCAAACGGTTATCGATCAAAAGGTAATCAAACAAAATCAAGGATATAATTAA